In Bicyclus anynana chromosome 1, ilBicAnyn1.1, whole genome shotgun sequence, a single window of DNA contains:
- the LOC112046045 gene encoding uncharacterized protein LOC112046045, with amino-acid sequence MASSPAESDSSEDEVFFGPITLKEVRACLLPKHVRRAMRKAEKKKKEINGHDNSIKIIEVHSEPEMNNDCVINSSDLPKVSNRLRNCSTSPFDSSYLRLPADDSFVLIEKQVTEICMTENKNSDLNNALDIDNYFGKKQNDLIPNIHIESEDGQSQLQQKSTSKFLKDGAATHIYENQTKKDDLDPSITNPPKNINVLKTPTRNNQAHSVRTPFSKNMYQHVSSPVAEYIKNPPVLIRRHGTPISISHIPIKKYPHNNKMSNKENRKLK; translated from the exons ATGGCCTCAAGTCCTGCTGAGAGTGATTCTAGTgaagatgaagtattttttggGCCGATTACATTAAAGGAAGTCAGAGCATGTCTTTTACCAAAACATGTACGACGAGCAATGAG AAaagctgaaaagaaaaaaaaagaaatcaatgGACATGACaacagtattaaaattattgaagtACATTCAGAGCCAGAAATGAATAATGATTGTGTCATTAACTCTTCAGACCTGCCAAAAGTCTCCAATAGATTAAGAAATTGCTCTACCAGTCCCTTTGATAGCAGCTATCTAAGACTCCCAGCTGATGACAGCTTTGTATTAATTGAGAAACAAGTAACTGAAATTTGTAtgactgaaaataaaaatagtgatTTGAATAATGCTTTAGACATTGATAACTATTTTGGAAAAAAGCAAAATGATCTGATACCTAATATACACATAGAATCTGAAGATGGACAAAGtcaattacaacaaaaaagCACAtctaaatttctaaaagatgGTGCAGCAACACATATATATGAAAATCAAACTAAGAAAGATGATCTAGATCCATCCATCACAAATCCACCAAAGAATATTAATGTCCTAAAAACTCCCACAAGAAATAATCAAGCTCATTCAGTTAGGACACCTTTCAGTAAGAATATGTACCAACATGTATCCAGCCCTGTTGCAGAATACATCAAAAACCCTCCAGTTTTAATACGACGTCATGGAACACCAATATCTATATCACATATACCTATAAAGAAATAtccacataataataaaatgagcaACAAAGAAAACAGGAAACTGAAATAA
- the LOC112051920 gene encoding regulator of microtubule dynamics protein 1 isoform X1, producing the protein MLTSDLDEAKYNTRNLHRPIKAFQLWGAGSISLWPTIKKNNTNTDKPKDPISSILDTADGTFEMGRYEECYNILTNVQNEKDIEVKWRICRVLYNMAKDSKYDEQYKKDIISQAYDIIAPEVDQNWDNFAVHKWYALTLDAKSSYIGIKEKITQLENVKKHMDLAVTLNPSDASLLHMLGEWCYQVTEIPWHQRKTIEILFQDFHFILPHSTYEDALEYFLRAEMAQPRFYSINLLRIGCCYLKLNKDDQARYYLKLAASYPAKSNNDHKANKEAADLLKKIK; encoded by the exons ATGTTGACATCCGATCTTGATGAAGCAAAGTATAAT ACAAGAAATTTGCATAGGCCAATAAAGGCGTTTCAATTATGGGGAGCTGGATCCATATCCTTATGGCCTACAATAAAGAAGAATAATACGAACACAGATAAGCCTAAAGATCCAATATCCAGCATTTTGGACACTGCAGATGGAACTTTTGAAATGGGGAGATATGAAGAATGTTACAATATTCTTACCAATGTGCAG AATGAAAAGGATATTGAAGTAAAATGGCGAATCTGTCGTGTTCTGTATAATATGGCAAAAGATTCCAAGTATGATGAACAATATAAAAAGGACATAATATCTCAAGCATATGATATAATTGCCCCAGAAGTGGATCAGAACTGGGACAACTTTGCAGTACATAAATGGTATGCTTTAACTTTAGATGCCAAAAGTTCATACATTGgaataaaggaaaaaataacacaacttgaaaatgtaaaaaagcaTATGGAT ttgGCAGTTACTTTAAATCCAAGCGATGCCAGTTTATTACATATGCTCGGTGAGTGGTGCTACCAAGTTACAGAAATACCATGGCATCAACGAAAAacaattgagattttatttcaagattttcattttattttaccacATTCCACATATGAAGATgcccttgaatattttttaagagcAGAAATGGCACAACCTAGATTTTACAGCATTAATTTACTTAGAATCGGTTGTTGTTATTTAAAGCTTAACAAAGATGACCAAGCCAGGTATTACCTCAAACTTGCAGCTAGTTATCCTGCAAAGTCAAATAATGATCATAAAGCAAATAAAGAGGCAGCAGACttactaaagaaaataaaataa
- the LOC112051920 gene encoding regulator of microtubule dynamics protein 1 isoform X2, whose product MNIHKIVPIRQYLLFSIYLRKIYKDIILPTRNLHRPIKAFQLWGAGSISLWPTIKKNNTNTDKPKDPISSILDTADGTFEMGRYEECYNILTNVQNEKDIEVKWRICRVLYNMAKDSKYDEQYKKDIISQAYDIIAPEVDQNWDNFAVHKWYALTLDAKSSYIGIKEKITQLENVKKHMDLAVTLNPSDASLLHMLGEWCYQVTEIPWHQRKTIEILFQDFHFILPHSTYEDALEYFLRAEMAQPRFYSINLLRIGCCYLKLNKDDQARYYLKLAASYPAKSNNDHKANKEAADLLKKIK is encoded by the exons atgaatattcataaaatTGTTCCTATtcgtcaatatttattatttagtatttatcttcgaaaaatatataaagacatTATTTTGCCG ACAAGAAATTTGCATAGGCCAATAAAGGCGTTTCAATTATGGGGAGCTGGATCCATATCCTTATGGCCTACAATAAAGAAGAATAATACGAACACAGATAAGCCTAAAGATCCAATATCCAGCATTTTGGACACTGCAGATGGAACTTTTGAAATGGGGAGATATGAAGAATGTTACAATATTCTTACCAATGTGCAG AATGAAAAGGATATTGAAGTAAAATGGCGAATCTGTCGTGTTCTGTATAATATGGCAAAAGATTCCAAGTATGATGAACAATATAAAAAGGACATAATATCTCAAGCATATGATATAATTGCCCCAGAAGTGGATCAGAACTGGGACAACTTTGCAGTACATAAATGGTATGCTTTAACTTTAGATGCCAAAAGTTCATACATTGgaataaaggaaaaaataacacaacttgaaaatgtaaaaaagcaTATGGAT ttgGCAGTTACTTTAAATCCAAGCGATGCCAGTTTATTACATATGCTCGGTGAGTGGTGCTACCAAGTTACAGAAATACCATGGCATCAACGAAAAacaattgagattttatttcaagattttcattttattttaccacATTCCACATATGAAGATgcccttgaatattttttaagagcAGAAATGGCACAACCTAGATTTTACAGCATTAATTTACTTAGAATCGGTTGTTGTTATTTAAAGCTTAACAAAGATGACCAAGCCAGGTATTACCTCAAACTTGCAGCTAGTTATCCTGCAAAGTCAAATAATGATCATAAAGCAAATAAAGAGGCAGCAGACttactaaagaaaataaaataa